In one window of Paenarthrobacter nicotinovorans DNA:
- a CDS encoding MFS transporter, which translates to MSNESSVAAEQGTSPASGHNHTPSPKNTASKNTVSKDTRRRVVTASFIGNFVEWFDYAVYGYLAGIISSVFFPESDRQTALLATFGVFAISFFVRPLGGFIWGHIGDRLGRKQALSLSIVLMSVATFCIALIPGYATIGVMAPILLLLVRVVQGFSAAGEYAGASAFLVEYAPANRRGLYAAVVPASTAAGLLLGSLLAALLSSILTAEQLNEWGWRLPFLLAAPMGLIGRYIRTKLEDTPAFRELAEKDTAVKAPAFAMFRTYRKQLIIATGAVLLNAVGFYVILSYMPTYLSEELGFGATESFLATTIALASYIGFIFLTGIASDKFGRKRMLMTASVLFILLTVPAFMLLDTRNFLVIVLVQILLGGMLTLNDGTLPSFLAELFPTKVRYTGFAVSFNLSNALFGGTAPFMATLLIGMTHSKLAPGWYLVAAALVSLIAVLFAAETSKKPLQQD; encoded by the coding sequence ATGAGCAATGAATCCTCTGTGGCAGCCGAGCAAGGCACCTCACCCGCCTCCGGCCACAACCACACACCCAGCCCCAAGAACACAGCCAGCAAGAACACAGTCAGCAAAGACACCCGACGGCGGGTTGTCACTGCCAGCTTCATCGGCAACTTTGTCGAATGGTTCGATTACGCCGTCTACGGTTATCTGGCCGGCATCATCTCCTCGGTCTTCTTCCCTGAGTCCGACCGGCAAACCGCCCTGCTCGCGACCTTCGGAGTCTTCGCCATCAGCTTCTTCGTGAGGCCGCTCGGCGGTTTCATTTGGGGCCACATCGGAGACAGGCTCGGCCGCAAGCAAGCACTCAGCCTCTCGATCGTCCTGATGTCGGTGGCCACTTTCTGCATCGCCCTGATCCCGGGCTACGCCACGATCGGCGTCATGGCGCCCATCCTTCTCCTCCTGGTCCGGGTAGTCCAAGGCTTCTCGGCCGCCGGCGAGTATGCAGGCGCGTCCGCCTTCCTGGTGGAGTACGCACCGGCCAATCGCCGCGGACTCTATGCCGCCGTCGTGCCTGCAAGTACGGCAGCGGGACTGCTGCTGGGATCCCTGCTGGCCGCCCTGCTGAGTTCGATCCTCACCGCAGAGCAGCTGAACGAATGGGGCTGGCGCCTGCCCTTCCTGCTCGCGGCACCCATGGGCCTGATTGGTCGGTACATCCGGACCAAGCTGGAGGACACGCCGGCATTCCGTGAACTGGCCGAGAAGGACACCGCAGTCAAAGCACCTGCCTTCGCCATGTTCAGGACCTACCGGAAGCAGCTCATCATCGCCACCGGTGCGGTGCTGCTCAACGCCGTCGGCTTCTATGTGATCCTCAGCTACATGCCCACCTACCTGTCGGAAGAGCTGGGCTTCGGAGCCACGGAATCGTTCCTGGCCACCACCATTGCCCTGGCCAGCTACATCGGCTTCATCTTCCTGACCGGTATTGCCTCCGACAAATTCGGCCGCAAGCGCATGCTCATGACGGCGTCAGTCCTCTTCATCCTGCTGACAGTCCCGGCCTTCATGCTCCTGGACACCCGCAACTTCCTGGTGATCGTGTTGGTGCAGATCCTGCTGGGCGGGATGCTCACCCTCAACGACGGTACCCTGCCCAGTTTCCTCGCCGAACTCTTCCCCACGAAGGTCCGCTACACCGGCTTTGCTGTCAGCTTCAACCTCTCCAACGCCCTGTTCGGCGGCACCGCACCGTTCATGGCAACACTCCTGATCGGCATGACCCACAGCAAGCTGGCCCCCGGCTGGTACCTCGTGGCCGCCGCCCTCGTTTCCCTCATCGCAGTCCTTTTCGCAGCAGAAACGTCAAAGAAGCCGCTGCAGCAGGACTAG